Proteins co-encoded in one Malus domestica chromosome 09, GDT2T_hap1 genomic window:
- the LOC103443249 gene encoding ABC transporter E family member 2-like — protein sequence MTDRLTRIAIVSSDRCKPKKCRQECKRSCPVVITGKLCVEVTPASKIAFISEELCIGCGICVKKCPFEAIQIINLPKDLDKDTTHRYGPNTFKLHRLPVPRPGQVLGLVGTNGIGKSTALKVLGGKLKPNLGRFKNPPDWQEILTYFRGSELQNFFTRILEDNLKAIIKPQYVDHIPKAVQGNVGEVLSQKDERDMKEKLCADLELNQVIERKVGDLSGGELQRFAIAVVAIQHAEIYMFDEPSSYLDVKQRLKAAQVVRSLLRPNSYVIVVEHDLSVLDYLSDFICCLYGKPGAYGVVTLPFSVREGINIFLAGFVPTENLRFRDESLTFKVAETPQESAEEIETYARYKYPSMTKTQGNFRLRAVEGEFTDSQIIVMLGENGTGKTTFIRMLAGLLKPDSVEDSDVEIPEFNVSYKPQKISPKFPSTVRALLHSKIRDSYTHPQFMSDVMKPLLIEQLMDQEVLNLSGGELQRVALCLCLGKPADIYLIDEPSAYLDSEQRIVASKVIKRFILHAKKTAFIVEHDFIMATYLADRVIVYEGQASIDCTANAPQSLLTGMNLFLSHLDITFRRDPTNYRPRINKLESTKDREQKAAGSYYYLDD from the exons ATGACAGACCGTTTGACCCGTATAGCTATAGTGAGCTCGGACAGATGCAAACCCAAGAAGTGCCGCCAGGAATGCAAGAGGAGCTGTCCTGTTGTCATCACAG GTAAACTATGTGTCGAGGTTACCCCTGCATCCAAGATTGCTTTCATCTCAGAAGAATTGTGCATTGGATGTGGTATTTGTGTTAAG AAATGCCCATTTGAAGCAATCCAAATCATTAACTTGCCAAAGGATTTAGACAAAGATACAACCCATCGCTATGGGCCTAACACTTTCAAGCTACACAG GTTACCAGTCCCAAGGCCAGGTCAAGTTCTTGGTTTGGTTGGAACGAACGGCATTGGGAAGTCAACTGCCCTCAAAGTTTTGGGTGGAAAGTTGAAACCAAATTTAGGTCGTTTCAAA aatcCTCCAGATTGGCAGGAAATCTTGACCTACTTTCGAGGATCCGAGTTGCAGAATTTTTTTACCCGTATCCTGGAAGATAATTTGAAG GCCATTATAAAGCCTCAATATGTTGATCACATTCCAAAAGCAGTTCAAGGGAATGTTGGGGAGGTGCTCAGTCAGAAAGATGAGAGGGATATGAAGGAAAAATTATGTGCTGACCTTGAGCTGAACCAGGTTATAGAGCGTAAGGTAGGGGATTTATCCGGTGGGGAGCTTCAAAGATTCGCTATTGCTGTCGTTGCCATACAGCATGCAGAGATATATATGTTTGACGAACCTTCAAGTTATCTTGACGTCAAACAAAGGCTTAAAGCTGCGCAAGTTGTCCGATCTTTACTCAGGCCTAATag CTATGTAATTGTTGTGGAGCATGATCTTAGTGTCTTGGATTACTTATCAGACTTCATTTGCTGTTTATACGGGAAACCGGGTGCATATGGAGTTGTAACTCTTCCTTTCTCAGTTAGAGAAGGAATCAACATCTTCTTGGCTGGATTTGTTCCTACAGAAAATCTTAGGTTCCGGGATGAATCTCTGACCTTCAAG GTTGCTGAGACTCCACAGGAAAGTGCTGAGGAAATTGAGACATATGCACGATATAAATACCCATCAATGACTAAAACTCAGGGGAACTTCAGGCTTCGTGCGGTTGAAGGTGAATTTACTGATTCTCAGATTATTGTAATGCTGGGAGAGAATGGAACAGGGAAGACAACATTCATCCGTATGCTG GCTGGTCTATTGAAACCTGATTCTGTAGAAGATTCCGATGTGGAGATACCTGAATTCAATGTTTCTTACAAGCCCCAGAAAATCAGTCCAAAGTTTCCATCCACTGTCAGAGCCTTGTTACATTCAAAAATTCGTGATTCATATACTCATCCCCAATTCATGTCAGATGTGATGAAGCCTCTTCTTATTGAACAATTAATGGATCAAGAAGTTCTGAATCTCTCTGGTGGAGAGTTGCAAAGGGTTGCATTATGCCTATGCCTCGGGAAG CCTGCAGATATATATCTTATAGATGAACCGAGTGCGTATCTTGATTCTGAGCAGCGTATTGTTGCATCCAAAGTCATAAAGAGGTTCATCCTACATGCTAAGAAAACGGCATTCATCGTTGAACATGACTTTATCATGGCTACCTACTTGGCAGATAGAGTTATTGTCTATGAGGGGCAGGCATCAATTGATTGTACTGCAAATGCTCCGCAGTCATTGTTGACGGGGATGAATCTCTTCTTATCT CATCTTGATATCACATTTAGGCGTGACCCGACTAACTATCGCCCAAGAATCAACAAATTGGAGTCGACGAAGGATAGGGAACAAAAAGCTGCTGGGTCCTATTATTACCTGGATGATTGA